A window of Bradyrhizobium sp. AZCC 1610 contains these coding sequences:
- a CDS encoding EH signature domain-containing protein yields MSLFAKLSQPVLYQPPSLPAPTRLAAAARRILSRWPDVVADPPEHDRERLVMEMLRRLSTGDWKGARMSFVTSAARALFDAERRSRPALEPLRRFYCGEIEASDSRTFLAAMMSVYLGSYDPGATHTVALARSLAKVRQRLDTRSRLLVDEVPEVLDPHKGAAALGSLMSQMDDPWQGLRDLHLLSPQAPGIMDFAHIAFVDRLAPRLDQPAEIDRLLRWLKPDGHEPRASGAGEAIEALLMPWRDRDPSPHLQHDLITRIVGYYGDPRVRGHAGAWSSVSDELLTILLRWLTGANIRFFLEVVSAVEDSHMWAPREKFWLTLYNQKRVDAAWVAFSDAGAALARRKAGNRTIPFGRQTAGGNRSGTCLLILKIGGKIVVEGSSNYKIHIFDERNPRAPKLYQHSYDCDVIRRISGAQAKMHLGHWEGWVLERI; encoded by the coding sequence ATGAGTCTTTTCGCAAAGCTGAGCCAGCCCGTCCTCTATCAGCCGCCCAGCCTTCCTGCTCCGACCAGGTTGGCCGCAGCAGCGCGTCGCATCTTGTCGCGCTGGCCTGATGTCGTTGCCGATCCTCCGGAGCACGATCGCGAGCGCCTGGTCATGGAGATGCTGCGCAGACTCTCGACTGGAGATTGGAAAGGTGCCCGGATGTCGTTTGTGACTTCGGCCGCACGTGCTCTGTTCGATGCAGAGCGGCGATCTCGACCCGCTCTCGAACCACTGCGACGGTTTTACTGTGGGGAGATAGAGGCAAGCGACAGTCGGACATTTCTTGCAGCAATGATGTCGGTCTATCTCGGAAGCTACGACCCGGGAGCGACACACACGGTCGCTTTGGCGCGATCGCTTGCCAAGGTTCGGCAGCGGCTGGATACGCGATCGCGATTATTGGTCGATGAGGTGCCCGAGGTGCTGGACCCGCACAAAGGAGCGGCGGCACTCGGGTCGCTGATGAGCCAGATGGATGATCCGTGGCAGGGCTTGCGAGATCTACACCTTCTCAGCCCCCAAGCACCTGGAATCATGGATTTCGCACACATTGCCTTCGTCGACCGTTTGGCTCCTAGGCTCGACCAGCCGGCCGAGATTGACCGACTGCTGCGCTGGTTGAAGCCCGATGGACACGAGCCACGGGCCTCAGGTGCGGGTGAGGCGATCGAGGCACTACTCATGCCCTGGCGGGATCGAGACCCGTCTCCGCATCTGCAGCACGATCTCATCACCAGGATCGTTGGCTATTATGGTGATCCACGCGTAAGAGGACATGCGGGCGCCTGGTCCTCGGTATCCGACGAACTCCTTACTATCCTCCTGCGATGGCTGACTGGTGCGAATATCAGGTTCTTCCTTGAGGTCGTGTCGGCGGTCGAGGACAGTCACATGTGGGCTCCCCGCGAAAAATTCTGGCTTACCCTATACAACCAGAAGCGGGTCGATGCGGCGTGGGTAGCGTTCAGCGACGCCGGCGCCGCCCTGGCGCGAAGAAAGGCGGGCAACAGGACCATCCCATTTGGCCGCCAAACTGCAGGCGGCAATCGTTCAGGCACGTGCCTTCTCATCCTCAAGATCGGAGGAAAGATCGTCGTCGAGGGATCGAGCAACTACAAGATCCATATCTTCGACGAGAGAAATCCGCGAGCTCCCAAGCTCTATCAACATTCTTACGACTGCGACGTCATTCGCAGGATATCCGGCGCCCAGGCCAAGATGCATCTTGGCCATTGGGAGGGATGGGTGCTCGAGAGGATCTAG
- a CDS encoding antitoxin Xre/MbcA/ParS toxin-binding domain-containing protein — protein MTTAAKNAPIPTPPSPHRALDVFFKIADAWKLTIEQQITLLGAPARSTFYKWKKEGGLLSADTEERISHLAAIYKALQIVVPDPHAADAWIERPNKYFGGRSALDVMLDGKLTDIYAVRVYLDAQRGG, from the coding sequence ATGACGACCGCCGCGAAAAACGCCCCGATCCCCACACCCCCGTCCCCGCATCGAGCGCTGGATGTGTTTTTCAAAATCGCCGACGCCTGGAAGCTGACGATCGAGCAGCAGATCACGTTGCTCGGCGCGCCGGCGCGGTCCACGTTTTATAAATGGAAGAAGGAGGGCGGCCTGTTATCCGCCGATACCGAAGAGCGAATCTCGCACCTCGCCGCCATTTATAAAGCGCTGCAGATTGTCGTTCCCGATCCTCATGCCGCCGACGCGTGGATCGAGCGGCCTAACAAGTATTTTGGCGGCCGGTCGGCGCTCGACGTCATGCTCGATGGCAAGCTGACCGACATCTACGCGGTCCGCGTTTATCTGGATGCCCAGCGCGGAGGCTGA
- a CDS encoding DUF7665 family protein has translation MADDALSAAQKTLEAHLRSVRFLAGVELGRWRIERYAFPKLEISVTGFDPPAAHAATMGFQLVCDNFPAAGPFIQHWDHATGKRPAPLSESSPSVVDALKEWTDRPGTYGGIYRPWQRLAALHNGWAAKRPDLVWRRDRHITFIMERLYELVSEHAAWLGRARAA, from the coding sequence ATGGCTGACGACGCGCTTTCCGCCGCGCAAAAGACGCTGGAAGCGCATCTTCGCTCGGTGCGCTTTCTGGCCGGCGTCGAACTGGGGCGCTGGCGGATCGAGCGCTACGCCTTTCCGAAGCTGGAGATCAGCGTCACCGGCTTCGATCCGCCCGCGGCCCATGCCGCAACGATGGGCTTTCAACTGGTGTGCGACAATTTCCCGGCCGCGGGTCCCTTTATCCAGCACTGGGATCACGCCACCGGCAAACGCCCCGCGCCGCTGAGCGAGAGTTCACCCAGCGTTGTCGATGCGCTGAAGGAATGGACCGACCGGCCGGGAACGTATGGCGGCATCTATCGTCCCTGGCAGCGCCTTGCGGCGCTGCATAACGGCTGGGCAGCCAAACGTCCCGATCTCGTATGGCGGCGCGATCGCCACATCACCTTTATCATGGAGCGCTTGTATGAACTCGTTTCTGAGCACGCTGCTTGGCTGGGTCGGGCTCGCGCCGCCTAG
- a CDS encoding RES family NAD+ phosphorylase, with the protein MYSKRSFDQDCYQLIPSRFPTIEVYERLGDAELQAAAKALEARTNPRLAAINQLPSLPKPNDKAASQYQNWNHAPFAYKDPRGSFFLGPTHGCLELAGDMDTALALALLRREEFLGSTNEAAMGLDMRVFSRRITGSFHDLTKLDPDLPSADRRKIGRQLYESGSSGVLFCRPGFAEHRFVAIFDGSLLPRAIQGAHYRFVWDGQKIKSIYDFSDGKEILRGALLAPDIGRDAAE; encoded by the coding sequence ATGTATTCCAAGCGTTCGTTCGATCAGGATTGCTACCAGCTTATCCCCTCGCGGTTTCCCACCATCGAGGTCTATGAACGGCTGGGCGATGCCGAGCTTCAGGCCGCCGCCAAGGCGCTCGAAGCACGCACCAACCCGCGCCTGGCCGCCATCAATCAACTACCGAGCCTGCCCAAGCCGAACGACAAGGCGGCGAGCCAGTATCAAAACTGGAATCACGCGCCGTTCGCCTACAAGGACCCGCGCGGATCGTTTTTTCTCGGACCCACCCACGGCTGCCTCGAATTGGCCGGTGACATGGACACGGCCCTAGCGCTGGCGCTCCTGCGCCGCGAGGAATTTCTCGGCAGCACGAACGAAGCCGCCATGGGCCTCGACATGCGCGTGTTCAGCCGCCGCATCACCGGGTCTTTTCATGATTTGACGAAGCTTGATCCCGATCTTCCGAGCGCGGACCGCCGGAAGATCGGGCGCCAGCTTTATGAAAGCGGTTCATCCGGCGTTCTCTTCTGCCGGCCGGGCTTCGCCGAACACCGCTTCGTCGCCATCTTCGACGGCTCGTTGCTGCCGCGGGCCATCCAGGGTGCGCATTACCGCTTCGTCTGGGACGGTCAAAAGATCAAAAGCATCTACGATTTTTCCGACGGCAAGGAAATCCTGCGCGGGGCGCTGCTGGCGCCCGATATCGGCAGGGATGCCGCCGAATAA
- a CDS encoding OmpA/MotB family protein: protein MRGAFRRRQREEEEESAFVSMTDMTVSFLFVVMILLAFFASRFNPKESVPKAQYDHVVRERDDLAVALAAANAKVTSLEAEIKRLLAKLQEKNPLEEYLTKTANERRQILQRLRDQLKVDFPDLQVVISEENDALRFQGDGLFQSSQSILRPERRAIVESIAERLEAILPCYALGSKSRWSNGCNNGAAIIEAVQIEGHTDSTGDDISNLRLSTERANSTFVAMTAREPGLVAHLNFRGQPVLSVAGYGKMRPVAGNDTSAGRATNRRIDLRIIMYTPSRSEEIDNIRKALRSGLIIEGR from the coding sequence ATGCGTGGGGCATTCCGCCGGCGCCAACGGGAGGAGGAGGAAGAATCTGCCTTCGTGTCGATGACCGACATGACGGTGAGCTTTCTATTCGTCGTCATGATCCTCTTGGCGTTTTTTGCCAGCCGATTTAATCCGAAGGAAAGCGTACCAAAGGCGCAGTATGATCATGTCGTCCGGGAACGGGACGACTTGGCCGTCGCGCTGGCCGCGGCAAATGCCAAAGTTACTTCACTCGAGGCGGAGATAAAGCGCCTACTGGCGAAGCTTCAGGAGAAGAATCCGCTCGAAGAATACCTGACAAAGACGGCGAACGAGCGCCGGCAAATCTTGCAGCGCTTGCGTGATCAGCTCAAGGTCGATTTTCCCGATCTCCAGGTCGTCATCAGTGAAGAGAATGACGCTCTTCGTTTTCAGGGCGACGGCTTGTTCCAGAGCTCCCAGAGCATTCTGCGCCCGGAGCGAAGAGCGATTGTCGAATCTATTGCCGAGAGGCTAGAGGCGATCCTGCCCTGCTACGCGCTCGGTAGCAAGTCGAGGTGGTCCAACGGCTGCAACAATGGAGCCGCAATCATCGAGGCGGTGCAGATAGAGGGACATACGGACTCGACCGGGGATGATATCAGCAACCTTCGTCTTTCGACGGAAAGGGCCAATTCCACCTTCGTCGCCATGACGGCGCGCGAGCCGGGGTTGGTCGCACACCTAAACTTCAGGGGGCAGCCCGTTCTTTCAGTAGCCGGCTATGGGAAGATGCGGCCGGTTGCCGGCAACGATACGTCTGCAGGACGGGCCACGAACCGTCGCATCGACTTGCGCATCATCATGTACACGCCCAGCCGTTCCGAAGAGATCGACAACATCCGGAAAGCTTTGCGCTCCGGTCTGATCATCGAGGGGCGATGA
- a CDS encoding TM0106 family RecB-like putative nuclease, whose product MREEDGKRFYSATDLVNYLGCSHATVMDVRQLVQPVALPADNEQAKLLQEKGIEHEKAYLARLRKEGRTVAEISNQGSLDGRVVATRKAMKDGADVVYQGALYNPPWHGFSDFLLRVDGIASGLGDYAYDVADTKLARTAKPKHVIQLCVYADLLGAAQGIEPPQMHVVLGDGNRVSLRTSDVRHYYGVARGRFEAFVVAPDAASAAEPCGHCTFCRWAETCAAEWETSDHLSLVANINRSQIDKLRTGGFETVRQLAAMPAATRIPNLQARVLARLRAQAALQVSRRDTGKNQHEMLPSSPGRGFARLARPDPGDLFFDMEGDPLYDMGLEYLFGIIYAEKGQERFAVYWAHNRADEKKAFEDTIDFMTARLATYPGAHIYHYASYEESALKRLAMFHGTRETEVDNILRRHKLIDLYKVVREAVRISEPRYSIKNVEAFYLDSARSGAVTTAGDSIIIYERFRRLGDNALLDEIEAYNKLDCQSLAQCRDWLITLRPADLAWPTVIAPENADPVREQKRIEAEQRTAAHIQALTGGCPAEELPWRTLLAYLLEFHRREAKPKYWAMFTRQDMSDEEFIDDAECLGVLSPDPAKPPRAEKRSTVYSFTFPPQDFKMRVGENVLRSGTREEAGEIVALDEDARTISLKMGPSRSRLADGASIFPEGPLDDKILRGAILRYAETVVSGDRSRYRTLTDIMKKSVPRLANQKAGAPIIEPGLDLLAGSVAALKRLDQSYMLIQGPPGAGKTYTSSHAIVDLLADKKRIGVASNSHKAINNLLKDVEAVAKEKGVRFTGIKGSSKEDQYFQGTMIVNADNNGAAAAQANHQLIAGTAWLFARPDFDQALDYLFVDEAGQVSLANVIAMGVSAKNIVLVGDQMQLSQPIQGAHPGGSGISGLDHLLAGLATVPPDRGIFLATTFRMNPDICRFISEAVYDGRLVSDPSAHQQRIDIGTSTDEALAPTGLRFVAVDHAGYAQRCPPEAERLKQTYETLLGKTWIDRKGAKKAIGTGDILVITPYNMQVNHLRDVLPADARVGTVDKLQGQEAAVVLISMATSSGDDMPRNIEFLYSRNRLNVAISRARCLSVIFASPRLLEIPCHTIEQMQLVNTLCWAKHYSGQIGEVG is encoded by the coding sequence ATGAGGGAGGAAGATGGAAAGCGCTTTTATTCGGCAACCGATCTCGTCAACTACCTCGGCTGTTCGCACGCCACCGTCATGGACGTCCGGCAGCTTGTGCAGCCCGTAGCGCTGCCCGCCGACAATGAGCAGGCCAAGCTGCTTCAGGAAAAGGGTATCGAGCACGAAAAAGCCTATCTCGCGCGTTTGCGCAAGGAAGGCCGCACCGTCGCCGAAATCTCGAATCAGGGATCGCTCGATGGGCGGGTCGTCGCGACGCGCAAAGCGATGAAGGACGGCGCCGATGTCGTGTATCAGGGCGCACTCTACAATCCACCGTGGCACGGGTTCTCCGATTTTCTCCTGCGCGTGGACGGAATCGCCTCCGGGCTCGGTGACTACGCCTACGACGTAGCTGACACGAAATTGGCGCGCACCGCCAAGCCGAAACACGTGATCCAGCTTTGCGTTTACGCCGACCTGCTTGGTGCGGCGCAGGGCATCGAGCCGCCGCAGATGCACGTCGTCTTGGGCGACGGTAACCGCGTGTCGCTCCGCACCTCCGACGTGCGTCACTATTACGGCGTGGCGCGGGGGCGCTTCGAAGCCTTTGTCGTCGCGCCTGACGCAGCTTCAGCGGCGGAGCCCTGCGGCCATTGCACCTTCTGCCGCTGGGCAGAAACCTGCGCGGCCGAATGGGAGACCAGCGACCATCTCAGCCTAGTCGCGAATATCAATCGCAGCCAGATCGACAAGCTTCGGACCGGCGGATTCGAAACCGTGCGCCAGCTTGCGGCGATGCCCGCGGCAACGCGCATTCCAAACCTGCAGGCTAGGGTATTGGCGCGCTTGCGCGCCCAGGCCGCTTTGCAAGTGTCGCGCCGCGATACCGGGAAGAACCAGCACGAGATGCTTCCGTCCTCGCCGGGCCGGGGATTTGCACGGCTTGCCAGGCCCGACCCCGGCGATCTCTTTTTCGATATGGAAGGCGATCCGCTTTACGACATGGGGCTCGAATATCTCTTCGGCATTATTTATGCCGAAAAAGGCCAGGAACGGTTTGCGGTCTATTGGGCCCATAACCGCGCAGATGAAAAGAAGGCTTTCGAGGACACCATCGATTTCATGACGGCGCGGCTCGCCACGTACCCCGGCGCGCATATCTATCATTATGCGAGCTATGAAGAGTCGGCCCTGAAACGCCTGGCCATGTTTCACGGCACGCGGGAGACCGAAGTCGACAACATCCTGCGCCGTCACAAGCTCATCGACCTCTACAAGGTCGTGCGCGAAGCCGTGCGAATTTCGGAGCCGCGTTACTCCATCAAGAACGTCGAGGCCTTTTACCTTGACAGCGCGCGATCGGGCGCGGTGACGACGGCCGGTGACAGCATCATCATCTATGAGAGGTTCCGGCGTCTTGGCGACAATGCCTTGCTCGATGAAATCGAGGCCTACAACAAGCTCGACTGTCAATCGCTTGCCCAATGCCGCGATTGGCTCATCACGCTGCGACCCGCTGACCTCGCATGGCCCACCGTGATCGCGCCGGAGAATGCCGATCCCGTGCGCGAGCAGAAACGCATCGAGGCGGAGCAGCGCACCGCCGCGCATATCCAGGCACTCACCGGCGGCTGCCCGGCGGAAGAACTGCCGTGGCGGACGTTGCTCGCCTATCTGCTTGAATTTCACCGCCGCGAAGCCAAGCCGAAATACTGGGCGATGTTCACACGCCAAGACATGAGCGACGAGGAATTCATCGATGACGCCGAATGCCTCGGCGTCTTGAGCCCCGATCCCGCGAAGCCGCCCCGCGCGGAAAAAAGATCGACGGTGTATTCGTTCACTTTTCCGCCGCAGGACTTCAAGATGCGGGTCGGCGAGAACGTGTTGCGTTCGGGCACCCGCGAGGAGGCCGGCGAGATCGTCGCGCTCGACGAAGATGCGCGCACCATTTCGTTGAAAATGGGGCCGAGCCGTTCACGCCTCGCGGATGGCGCGTCGATCTTTCCCGAAGGCCCGCTCGACGACAAGATATTGCGCGGCGCCATTCTGCGCTACGCCGAAACCGTCGTCAGTGGTGACCGGAGCCGCTATCGCACATTGACCGATATCATGAAGAAGTCCGTGCCGCGCCTTGCAAACCAGAAGGCCGGTGCCCCCATCATCGAGCCCGGGCTCGACCTGCTCGCGGGCTCGGTTGCCGCGCTGAAGCGGCTCGATCAGAGCTACATGCTCATTCAAGGGCCGCCCGGCGCGGGCAAAACCTACACATCGTCACATGCCATCGTCGATCTTCTCGCCGACAAAAAGCGTATCGGCGTGGCCTCCAACTCGCATAAGGCCATCAACAATCTACTGAAGGACGTGGAGGCGGTGGCGAAGGAAAAAGGCGTTCGCTTCACCGGCATCAAGGGATCGAGCAAGGAAGACCAGTATTTCCAGGGGACGATGATCGTTAACGCGGACAACAACGGCGCGGCGGCGGCCCAGGCCAATCATCAGCTCATTGCCGGAACCGCGTGGCTGTTCGCGCGGCCCGATTTCGACCAGGCGCTGGACTACCTCTTCGTCGATGAAGCCGGGCAGGTTAGCCTCGCCAATGTCATCGCCATGGGCGTGTCGGCGAAAAACATTGTGCTGGTCGGCGACCAGATGCAATTGTCGCAGCCCATCCAGGGCGCGCATCCGGGCGGCTCCGGTATTTCTGGTCTCGATCACCTGCTGGCCGGACTGGCGACCGTTCCGCCGGATCGTGGAATCTTCCTTGCGACCACGTTCCGCATGAATCCGGATATCTGCCGCTTCATATCGGAGGCCGTTTACGACGGGCGCCTCGTTTCCGATCCATCCGCGCATCAACAACGCATCGATATCGGCACCAGCACGGACGAAGCCTTGGCGCCGACCGGATTACGCTTCGTCGCGGTGGACCATGCCGGTTACGCGCAACGCTGCCCGCCGGAAGCCGAGCGCCTCAAACAAACCTACGAGACGCTGCTTGGCAAGACCTGGATCGACCGCAAGGGCGCGAAGAAAGCGATCGGTACCGGGGATATTCTGGTCATCACGCCCTACAACATGCAGGTCAACCATTTGCGCGATGTCCTTCCCGCAGATGCCCGCGTCGGAACCGTGGACAAGCTGCAAGGGCAGGAAGCGGCGGTGGTGCTGATCTCCATGGCCACGTCTTCGGGGGATGACATGCCGCGGAATATCGAATTTCTTTACAGCCGCAACCGGCTCAATGTCGCCATCAGCCGCGCACGATGTCTCTCCGTCATCTTCGCGAGCCCCCGTCTCCTCGAAATTCCCTGCCACACCATCGAGCAGATGCAACTCGTCAATACCTTGTGCTGGGCCAAGCACTATTCCGGGCAGATCGGTGAGGTTGGATAG
- a CDS encoding DEAD/DEAH box helicase produces the protein MSNQTKDLTKLSLADSELLCAIGDLKGVSDDVPEELTISADEIRLSHRLAARLDSEAARVLGLPPVADLTFRTDAEGILGSKSFKLRYEWAKNGQRQYPRRIGAILETVDGPRRLPEFLLNAIEISERLRPESDDAEQWEALAKFRQALEPGVHMSLENTAARISMTDFLSGLEVRLADSFSLSPNSQGTDFEVVPFSAERISREGLAAEDGNVRESHGELEGASLKVFQQRVRERGALSAYRIGPGNYVVVERAALSALKVMASMQHASTEERAEFIRNPRPKISQAVEEALRHRGQLVGLDQVGVEDAVERVAGPVLVETQEFSDRVIGVRTYQKQETGPTGNSSTTWLPEDFGKRFAELLVGQSRQELQSLRDRVSDAIESREPSIVVDGLEIPARPEALKTIDLRIAAAGEVASDDADGPEKPTRPIVLETVTNEAELRWIASLKPRDGAASTDRPDTIRTVLKHHQTESLDWQIAAWVAGLPGVLNADEQGLGKTLQTIAFLSWLQAHMDRRSENRGPLLVVAPTSLLVNWEQEVARHLKEPGLGHLIRLYGSATGTRKLTGRQGRDIDGGEAKLDLEFLHEAVREKRAHRFWVLTTYTTLVNYQHSLAKVPFAAAVFDEIQALKNPFSMRAEAARSVKANFRIGLTGTPIENSATDLWAIMDQIAPGSLDSLEAFKRCYGTPTTENMADLHRIVFKPRGSVPALAIRRLKSAVVSDLPEKSRRLHPRPMPQHQSLAYEDAKLKLAQRGAGAALKMLHHIRTVSVHPLLEEVLPDADFISASARLQAAFDVLRTIANKGERALVFIEHRRMQYRFIELAKAEFGLGRVELINGDTPINKRQEIVNRFQQQQNIQGFDLLVLGPKAAGTGLTLTAATHVLHLSRWWNPAVEEQCNDRVHRIGQTNPVTVHIPMAVHPAYREHSFDCLLHSLMQRKRKLAESALWPMGDSGWRCRGASAHGSRRSRFDGQVR, from the coding sequence ATGTCGAACCAAACAAAAGACCTCACCAAACTCTCCCTGGCAGACTCGGAACTGCTCTGTGCGATCGGAGACCTGAAGGGCGTGAGTGACGACGTCCCGGAGGAGCTGACAATCTCAGCTGACGAGATCCGGCTGTCGCATCGACTTGCTGCCAGACTGGATAGCGAAGCGGCGCGCGTTCTTGGACTTCCTCCCGTTGCCGACCTGACGTTCCGCACCGACGCAGAAGGGATCTTGGGCTCCAAATCCTTCAAGCTTCGGTATGAGTGGGCCAAGAATGGGCAGCGGCAGTACCCCCGTCGCATTGGTGCAATCCTTGAAACTGTGGACGGCCCGCGCCGTTTGCCGGAATTTTTGTTGAACGCTATCGAGATCTCGGAACGGCTGAGGCCCGAGTCAGATGACGCAGAACAATGGGAAGCACTTGCTAAGTTTAGGCAGGCACTTGAGCCCGGCGTCCATATGAGTTTGGAGAATACGGCCGCCCGCATCTCGATGACCGACTTCCTCTCCGGCCTCGAGGTTCGTCTGGCAGACAGCTTTTCGCTCTCTCCGAACTCGCAGGGGACCGACTTCGAGGTTGTGCCATTTTCCGCCGAGCGGATATCCAGAGAGGGGCTGGCGGCGGAGGATGGAAACGTCCGGGAGAGCCATGGGGAGCTAGAAGGCGCAAGTCTGAAAGTCTTCCAACAACGTGTGCGGGAGCGGGGTGCCTTGTCGGCATACCGGATCGGCCCGGGCAACTATGTGGTGGTAGAGCGCGCAGCGCTGTCTGCCTTGAAGGTTATGGCCTCCATGCAGCATGCTTCAACCGAAGAACGCGCCGAGTTTATCCGGAACCCGCGACCGAAAATCAGCCAGGCGGTAGAAGAAGCACTACGCCATCGAGGCCAGCTAGTCGGTTTAGACCAGGTCGGCGTGGAAGATGCGGTTGAGAGGGTCGCCGGCCCCGTGTTGGTTGAAACACAAGAGTTTTCAGACCGCGTCATCGGGGTGAGGACTTATCAGAAGCAGGAGACGGGTCCGACAGGCAACAGTTCAACAACCTGGCTGCCGGAGGATTTCGGCAAACGCTTTGCCGAGCTGCTGGTCGGCCAATCACGCCAAGAACTGCAATCACTCCGAGATCGGGTGTCGGACGCAATTGAATCCAGGGAACCTTCCATTGTGGTCGATGGCCTGGAGATTCCTGCTCGGCCTGAAGCGCTCAAAACGATTGATCTCAGGATTGCTGCTGCCGGTGAAGTCGCGTCCGACGACGCCGACGGGCCGGAGAAACCCACGCGTCCCATCGTCCTTGAAACGGTGACGAATGAGGCAGAGCTCCGTTGGATAGCGAGTTTGAAGCCGCGAGATGGAGCCGCATCAACGGACCGTCCCGACACCATCCGGACGGTGCTCAAGCATCATCAAACGGAAAGTCTAGACTGGCAGATTGCGGCCTGGGTTGCGGGATTGCCGGGCGTCCTCAATGCGGACGAGCAAGGACTCGGCAAAACCCTGCAGACGATCGCCTTTCTCTCCTGGCTGCAGGCGCACATGGACCGGAGAAGCGAGAACCGTGGTCCTCTGCTGGTCGTTGCGCCGACCTCACTGCTGGTAAACTGGGAACAAGAGGTGGCACGGCATCTGAAAGAGCCTGGGCTCGGTCACCTGATCAGGTTGTATGGAAGCGCGACTGGCACCCGCAAGCTGACCGGCAGGCAAGGACGCGACATCGATGGTGGCGAGGCCAAACTGGACCTCGAGTTCTTGCATGAAGCCGTTCGGGAAAAGCGCGCGCACCGCTTCTGGGTCCTGACTACATACACCACACTCGTAAACTACCAGCACTCCCTCGCCAAAGTGCCGTTCGCGGCCGCAGTGTTTGATGAAATTCAAGCTCTTAAAAACCCCTTCAGCATGCGCGCCGAAGCGGCCCGGAGCGTAAAGGCAAACTTTCGTATTGGTTTGACAGGAACGCCGATCGAGAACAGCGCTACGGATCTATGGGCCATCATGGATCAGATCGCGCCGGGCAGCCTGGATTCGTTGGAGGCGTTCAAGCGCTGCTATGGCACGCCGACCACGGAAAACATGGCGGACCTTCATCGGATCGTGTTCAAGCCACGCGGTTCTGTTCCGGCGCTTGCCATCCGCAGGCTCAAATCGGCAGTGGTGAGTGACCTCCCCGAAAAATCTCGCCGGTTACATCCCAGACCGATGCCGCAGCACCAGTCACTGGCGTATGAGGATGCGAAACTAAAGCTGGCGCAACGCGGAGCCGGCGCAGCTTTAAAGATGCTTCATCACATCCGCACCGTCTCGGTGCATCCCCTGCTGGAAGAGGTGCTTCCGGACGCCGATTTCATCTCCGCGTCCGCGCGGCTCCAGGCCGCTTTTGATGTGCTAAGGACGATCGCAAACAAAGGGGAGCGCGCGCTTGTATTCATCGAGCACCGCAGGATGCAATACCGCTTCATCGAGTTGGCGAAGGCGGAGTTTGGCCTCGGGAGGGTCGAGCTAATCAATGGCGATACGCCGATCAATAAACGACAGGAGATCGTCAACCGGTTCCAACAGCAGCAAAACATCCAGGGATTCGATCTGCTTGTTCTTGGGCCCAAGGCAGCGGGGACCGGACTAACGTTGACTGCGGCTACCCATGTCCTCCACCTGTCCCGCTGGTGGAATCCAGCCGTTGAAGAGCAATGTAACGATCGGGTTCACCGCATAGGGCAGACTAACCCAGTCACGGTGCACATTCCTATGGCTGTGCACCCGGCGTATCGCGAGCATTCATTCGATTGCCTGCTGCACAGCCTCATGCAGCGGAAGCGGAAGTTGGCTGAGTCCGCACTGTGGCCGATGGGAGACAGCGGATGGCGATGCCGCGGAGCTTCAGCGCATGGTAGCCGAAGGAGCCGCTTCGACGGTCAGGTCCGATGA
- a CDS encoding recombinase family protein: protein MDVIVYYRTRPSEPSHSNQALEEQRAAVHTWLTSRPAIIKAEYIEPETDGFFRPHLRDAIEACKQTGATLLVARTEAVGRGAPFSPRITSVPTAFAPETPRDKGYVIPAPENAPAGLTLYFPDRGSWHIMPVYLCNRTDQVMRDIKASTVGITTHVSMSTPSGSAPFSTTPTSLTIEQLASNTAVLIDRYDPMIDEDFITFYDVAFIDQQDQKQLIRTAIGPGGPSAKFVAVVT from the coding sequence ATGGATGTTATTGTCTATTACCGCACACGGCCGAGCGAACCTTCCCATTCAAATCAGGCTCTTGAGGAGCAGCGGGCTGCCGTCCACACCTGGCTGACCAGCCGTCCCGCCATCATCAAAGCTGAATACATCGAGCCGGAGACAGACGGCTTCTTTCGTCCGCACCTGCGTGACGCGATCGAAGCGTGCAAGCAGACTGGCGCCACGCTGCTCGTGGCCCGAACTGAAGCTGTCGGCCGCGGTGCACCGTTCTCGCCGCGCATCACAAGCGTTCCTACCGCATTCGCGCCGGAGACTCCGCGCGACAAAGGCTACGTTATCCCGGCCCCTGAGAACGCTCCTGCCGGACTGACGCTGTATTTTCCGGACCGCGGTAGCTGGCACATCATGCCAGTCTATCTGTGCAATAGGACCGACCAGGTGATGCGCGACATCAAAGCCAGTACGGTCGGGATCACCACCCATGTGTCCATGAGCACGCCAAGCGGGAGCGCTCCTTTCTCGACGACGCCTACCTCGCTGACTATCGAACAGCTTGCGTCAAATACCGCAGTCCTGATCGATCGCTATGACCCCATGATCGATGAGGACTTCATCACGTTCTACGACGTCGCATTCATAGATCAACAGGATCAAAAGCAACTCATCCGCACTGCGATCGGCCCAGGCGGTCCCTCCGCCAAGTTCGTCGCGGTGGTAACTTAG